The Endozoicomonas montiporae CL-33 genome contains a region encoding:
- a CDS encoding YaiI/YqxD family protein — translation MHIWVDADACPNVIKDILFRAAERVKIPLTLVANQYLRTPPSALIKAVQVPAGFDVADNYIAQHVQPDELVITADIPLAADVVNKNALALNPRGELYTKENVQQRLSMRNFMDELRSSGIDTGGPSSLSAQDRQAFANQLDRLLAKYS, via the coding sequence ATGCACATCTGGGTCGATGCCGATGCCTGTCCAAACGTTATTAAAGACATTTTGTTTCGGGCTGCTGAACGCGTCAAAATTCCTTTAACGCTGGTTGCTAACCAATATCTGCGAACACCACCTTCTGCCCTGATAAAAGCAGTACAGGTGCCTGCCGGTTTCGACGTAGCGGATAATTACATTGCCCAGCATGTCCAGCCGGATGAGCTGGTGATCACTGCCGACATCCCTCTCGCCGCAGATGTGGTCAACAAAAATGCCCTGGCACTGAATCCAAGAGGTGAGTTATATACAAAAGAAAACGTGCAACAACGTTTATCGATGAGGAATTTTATGGATGAACTGCGCAGCAGCGGGATAGACACCGGTGGGCCATCTTCTCTCTCTGCCCAGGATCGTCAGGCCTTTGCAAACCAGCTGGATCGCCTGCTGGCAAAGTACTCATAA
- the hisA gene encoding phosphoribosylformimino-5-aminoimidazole carboxamide ribotide isomerase has product MQFRPCIDLHNGKVKQIVGSSLTDSDNSASVNFESDQSPAEFAALYRRDSLLGGHVIKLGPGNESAAKEALAAWPGGLQIGGGITADNAADYLAMGASHVVVTSYVFRDGKVHHENLQKLVKAVGRERLVLDLSCKQKDGRYFIVTDRWQKFTETEVCPETLQQLAGSCDEILVHAASVEGMMAGPDLQLVALLAEHSPVPVTYAGGIASLDDLESIRKAGNNKVHITVGSALDIFGGTLEYRDVVEYCRL; this is encoded by the coding sequence ATGCAGTTCCGCCCGTGTATTGATCTACACAATGGCAAGGTCAAACAGATCGTTGGCAGTTCGTTAACCGATTCCGATAACTCGGCGTCTGTAAATTTTGAAAGCGACCAGTCTCCTGCAGAGTTTGCTGCCCTTTATCGCAGAGACAGCCTCTTGGGTGGGCATGTGATTAAATTGGGTCCGGGTAATGAATCTGCTGCCAAGGAAGCACTTGCTGCCTGGCCGGGAGGTTTGCAGATAGGGGGTGGTATTACAGCAGACAATGCTGCGGACTATCTGGCTATGGGGGCTTCTCATGTGGTGGTGACATCCTATGTCTTTAGGGATGGTAAAGTGCACCATGAAAACCTTCAAAAGCTGGTCAAAGCCGTAGGCCGGGAACGACTGGTTCTGGATTTGTCGTGCAAACAGAAAGACGGACGCTACTTTATTGTCACAGATCGCTGGCAGAAATTTACGGAAACAGAAGTTTGCCCGGAGACACTGCAGCAACTGGCAGGCTCCTGTGACGAAATTCTGGTTCATGCGGCGTCGGTTGAAGGGATGATGGCCGGACCTGACTTGCAGCTGGTTGCCCTGCTGGCAGAGCATTCACCGGTTCCGGTGACCTACGCCGGTGGCATTGCCAGTCTTGACGATCTTGAGTCAATCAGGAAAGCGGGAAATAATAAGGTCCATATCACCGTTGGCAGCGCACTGGATATATTCGGTGGCACATTGGAATATCGAGACGTTGTTGAATATTGTCGTTTGTAA
- a CDS encoding sulfurtransferase: MKKTLVAAAMAALMATPAFSDSAESETLLETSMSAKLAEYAQAQSFVSASMLYQLLETNENTVVIGVLDPGKGAEPISGSHTLWRYDYSSPSKRFQDSSKTMQIDTEAMTSILGQFGASEDSTIVVYAQGDLHDAFRLYWQIKMLGHSDVRYLDGGLDAWVAAGYPTGDRNVASDAAEYKAQNVNTIQLATYEMVRNAVDNPDWVILDVRTAEEYAGTSSYFPGATRAGVIPSSQWVEWTNAQNEDGSLKSLKELEDTYGKIVRGKKVIVYCHTGVRAAHTAMMLSEALGADDVHVYDGSWTEWSHLDSAQDH, encoded by the coding sequence ATGAAAAAGACTCTGGTTGCTGCAGCAATGGCAGCACTAATGGCAACGCCTGCATTTTCTGATTCAGCAGAATCTGAAACTTTATTGGAAACTTCTATGTCTGCAAAGCTTGCTGAATACGCTCAGGCTCAAAGCTTTGTCTCTGCAAGCATGCTCTATCAGTTACTTGAAACAAATGAGAATACCGTTGTCATTGGTGTTCTAGATCCGGGTAAAGGCGCAGAGCCTATTTCAGGTTCTCATACTTTATGGCGGTACGATTACTCTTCCCCGAGTAAACGCTTTCAGGACAGTAGCAAGACAATGCAAATCGACACTGAAGCTATGACTTCTATTCTTGGTCAGTTTGGTGCATCTGAAGACTCAACCATTGTTGTTTATGCTCAGGGTGATTTGCACGATGCATTCAGACTGTACTGGCAAATCAAAATGCTTGGTCATAGTGATGTCAGGTATTTGGATGGCGGTCTGGATGCGTGGGTGGCAGCAGGTTATCCCACTGGAGATAGAAATGTTGCCTCTGACGCTGCGGAGTACAAAGCACAAAATGTGAACACAATCCAGCTGGCGACCTATGAAATGGTCAGGAATGCGGTTGATAATCCTGACTGGGTGATTCTGGATGTGCGAACAGCTGAAGAGTATGCAGGAACATCCAGCTATTTTCCCGGTGCAACCCGGGCAGGTGTAATTCCGAGCAGCCAATGGGTTGAGTGGACGAATGCGCAAAATGAAGATGGTAGCCTGAAATCTCTAAAAGAGCTGGAAGATACTTACGGTAAAATAGTTCGCGGTAAAAAGGTTATTGTTTACTGCCACACCGGAGTTAGGGCAGCGCATACCGCTATGATGCTATCTGAAGCTTTAGGCGCGGATGACGTCCATGTTTACGATGGCTCATGGACTGAATGGAGTCATCTGGATTCAGCTCAGGATCATTAA
- a CDS encoding PTS sugar transporter subunit IIA, which translates to MSQLLKSHIFLQQFAPSKYQALKLACLKLVEAGMVCPGYFHGMCRRELLSSTYLDNGIAVPHSVPDTRSEINYSGMIIIQFPRGVNWGNNDRTFLLCALAARGKEHLQMLSHLACSLDDTDLCRKLAVTEEVEHIYQSVTRLF; encoded by the coding sequence ATGAGCCAATTATTAAAGTCGCATATATTTTTACAGCAGTTTGCACCGAGCAAATATCAGGCGTTGAAACTGGCTTGTCTGAAGCTGGTTGAAGCAGGTATGGTGTGCCCGGGTTATTTTCACGGTATGTGCAGGCGCGAACTTTTGTCGTCTACTTATCTGGATAACGGGATCGCAGTACCACACAGTGTGCCCGACACGCGCTCGGAGATAAATTATAGCGGTATGATTATCATACAGTTTCCACGAGGCGTTAACTGGGGAAATAATGACCGGACTTTCCTCCTGTGTGCACTGGCAGCCCGGGGCAAAGAACATTTGCAGATGCTCAGTCATCTGGCCTGTTCTCTTGATGATACCGACCTGTGCCGCAAACTGGCGGTGACAGAAGAGGTTGAGCACATTTACCAATCAGTAACCCGACTTTTTTAA
- a CDS encoding META domain-containing protein — MPPHRWSSKHFLDSEVQAVRGAIDIMRTIGRFAMVLTVGSMLAACSSTHKPVVVTPDMLQGQIWVMSSLNGEAPVGGKRVTMELTQGSASQGKVNGRGPCNSYFGGYQIEKGAVSFGRIGSTMMACREPVMQQEMAFHTTLQKTNQMLMDGRTLTLKEAGGQDSIVFMAETGRVKGEVQSSTGGFPRNSQMTIRLSDVSKQDTQLQIIGEQKIKLKGELHGPVAFDLPYAPHLIQAGHTYAVSVEVRQNGKLLYTSKSHYPLNLDKAALDVKAEPVKTM; from the coding sequence ATGCCTCCACATCGCTGGAGTAGCAAACATTTTCTGGACTCTGAAGTTCAAGCTGTAAGAGGTGCGATAGATATCATGAGAACCATTGGTCGTTTTGCGATGGTGTTGACCGTTGGCTCTATGCTGGCAGCGTGCAGTTCAACGCATAAGCCGGTTGTTGTCACGCCGGATATGCTGCAGGGGCAGATCTGGGTGATGAGCTCATTGAATGGCGAGGCTCCGGTAGGCGGCAAGCGTGTCACTATGGAGCTGACGCAGGGTTCAGCCTCTCAGGGTAAGGTTAATGGCAGAGGCCCCTGTAATAGTTACTTTGGTGGTTATCAGATAGAGAAAGGTGCGGTTTCATTTGGGCGTATAGGCTCAACCATGATGGCCTGTCGCGAACCGGTTATGCAGCAGGAAATGGCATTCCATACCACACTTCAGAAAACCAACCAGATGCTTATGGACGGTAGAACACTGACGTTAAAAGAAGCCGGTGGTCAGGATTCCATTGTATTTATGGCTGAAACCGGCCGGGTTAAAGGTGAAGTCCAGTCCTCCACCGGAGGCTTCCCGCGTAACTCACAGATGACGATTCGACTCAGTGATGTCAGCAAGCAGGATACTCAGTTACAGATCATTGGTGAGCAGAAAATCAAGCTGAAAGGTGAACTGCACGGCCCGGTAGCGTTTGATCTGCCCTATGCCCCGCATCTTATTCAGGCAGGGCATACCTATGCGGTTTCTGTCGAGGTTCGCCAGAATGGCAAGCTGCTCTATACCAGCAAGAGCCACTATCCTCTGAACTTAGATAAAGCGGCACTGGACGTTAAAGCCGAGCCTGTGAAGACTATGTAA
- a CDS encoding PLP-dependent cysteine synthase family protein: MDNAHEWVNEAIRKIEADFQRSADTHLIKLDLPSVQGVDLYLKDESTHPTGSLKHRLARSLFLYALCNGWVKQDTPIIESSSGSTAISEAYFARLLGLPFIAVIPKSTASKKIRQIEFYGGRCHLVDHSSQIYAESRRLAKEMNGHYMDQFTYAERATDWRGNNNIANSMFEQMKLEQYPEPRYVVMSPGTGGTSATIGRYIRYQQLNTRLCVVDPDNSVFLDYYNTGDESLTLDSGSRIEGIGRPRVEPSFIPGVVDEMRHIPDTASIATIHWLEKLLGRKVGPSTGTNLFGALQIASEMKARGETGSVVTLICDSGERYLDTCYDEQWIASQIGDIAPWLRRLECFYLDGVLDT; encoded by the coding sequence ATGGATAACGCTCATGAGTGGGTGAATGAGGCCATTCGCAAAATTGAAGCTGATTTTCAACGCAGCGCGGATACACATTTAATTAAACTTGATCTGCCGTCTGTTCAGGGTGTGGACCTTTACCTGAAAGATGAAAGTACTCACCCGACGGGCAGCCTGAAGCATCGTCTGGCACGTTCTCTGTTCCTGTATGCTCTGTGTAATGGCTGGGTGAAGCAAGATACCCCCATCATTGAATCTTCCTCCGGCAGCACCGCTATATCAGAAGCTTACTTTGCCCGCTTGCTGGGTCTGCCGTTCATTGCTGTTATTCCCAAAAGCACGGCCAGCAAAAAAATTCGGCAGATTGAATTTTATGGTGGACGCTGTCACCTGGTGGATCACTCCAGCCAGATTTATGCCGAGTCGAGACGGTTGGCTAAGGAAATGAATGGTCATTATATGGATCAGTTCACCTATGCCGAGCGTGCTACCGACTGGCGAGGCAATAACAATATTGCCAACTCCATGTTTGAGCAGATGAAGCTTGAGCAGTACCCTGAACCCCGCTATGTGGTGATGAGTCCGGGAACGGGCGGTACATCCGCTACTATTGGTCGTTATATTCGTTATCAGCAGCTCAATACCCGACTGTGTGTCGTTGACCCGGACAACTCTGTTTTTCTGGATTACTACAACACGGGTGATGAGTCTCTGACACTGGATTCGGGCTCCCGAATAGAGGGCATTGGAAGACCCAGAGTTGAGCCTTCATTTATTCCCGGTGTTGTGGATGAAATGCGTCATATTCCGGATACAGCCTCCATTGCCACCATTCACTGGCTGGAAAAGCTGTTGGGTCGAAAAGTCGGGCCCAGTACCGGTACCAATCTGTTTGGTGCCCTTCAAATTGCCAGTGAAATGAAAGCTCGTGGTGAAACAGGGTCAGTGGTCACCCTCATCTGCGACAGTGGCGAGCGCTACCTTGACACCTGTTACGATGAACAGTGGATTGCCAGCCAGATTGGAGACATAGCGCCATGGTTACGCAGGCTGGAATGTTTTTATCTTGATGGTGTGCTGGATACCTGA
- a CDS encoding 1-phosphofructokinase family hexose kinase codes for MIPPIMTITLNPALDQTVMLDQLTTGTLNLVDQQHSTPGGKGVNVARVVSDLGGAVSAGGLLGSQHRLLFEDYLSQHGIALRQICVEGSVRTNVKVVERSTGRVTELNLPGLGVTDDALKPVLDSVLRQPAGTLIAVCGSLPAGISQTAFAEFLNTIKEAGFFLAVDTRGEALKTALSVAPNLIKPNLQELQELYEEPLSSSEALVKAADLHKFIDHVVLSMGESGAWFLRDGDCLHAQPGNVDIVSTVGAGDSLLAGYLFGLSHNFPQHQTAGLATACAMEAVSQTGVGIQCLNRLESQRQTVVMTTCKEHRPNKVGR; via the coding sequence ATGATTCCACCGATCATGACCATTACCCTTAATCCTGCACTTGACCAAACCGTCATGCTGGATCAATTGACCACCGGAACCCTTAACCTTGTTGATCAACAGCACAGTACTCCGGGAGGGAAAGGTGTCAATGTGGCACGCGTAGTTTCAGATCTGGGTGGTGCGGTCAGTGCCGGTGGGCTGCTTGGTAGTCAGCACCGTTTATTGTTTGAAGATTACCTGTCACAGCACGGTATTGCGCTCAGGCAGATCTGTGTTGAAGGCAGTGTGCGAACCAATGTGAAAGTGGTAGAGCGCTCAACAGGCAGAGTGACGGAGCTGAATCTTCCGGGTCTGGGAGTGACCGATGATGCGCTTAAACCGGTTCTGGACTCGGTACTCCGCCAGCCCGCAGGTACTTTGATTGCTGTGTGTGGCAGTTTGCCAGCCGGTATTTCACAGACCGCCTTTGCTGAATTTCTGAACACCATTAAAGAGGCAGGTTTTTTTCTTGCGGTTGATACCCGGGGTGAAGCGCTGAAAACAGCATTGTCTGTCGCACCGAACCTGATTAAACCCAACCTGCAGGAACTTCAGGAACTTTATGAAGAACCATTGTCGTCTTCGGAAGCATTGGTTAAAGCAGCGGATCTCCATAAATTCATTGATCATGTTGTGTTATCAATGGGGGAATCCGGAGCCTGGTTTCTAAGGGATGGAGATTGCCTGCATGCCCAGCCGGGCAACGTCGATATCGTCAGCACAGTGGGTGCAGGTGACTCTTTGCTGGCGGGTTATCTGTTTGGTTTGAGTCACAACTTTCCACAACATCAGACAGCAGGGTTGGCAACAGCCTGTGCCATGGAAGCGGTGAGTCAGACCGGGGTTGGCATTCAGTGCCTGAACCGGTTGGAAAGTCAAAGGCAAACTGTGGTCATGACAACCTGTAAAGAACATCGCCCGAACAAGGTCGGGCGATAG
- the trhA gene encoding PAQR family membrane homeostasis protein TrhA, with the protein MNRYSLPKPPMLNRSYSLGEEIANSVTHGIGALLSVAGLTLLVTYAAMQGDAWRVVSFSIYGGSMILLFLMSTLYHSFQNEKAKRVFKLLDHCAIYLLIAGTYTPFLLVTLRGLMGWVLFAIIWLLALTGIIFKLAFRHRFKKLSLLTYVGMGWLALFAGQELTQNLSAGGMAWLIAGGLSYTLGVLFYVWKKLPYNHAIWHLFVLAGSLCHYTTIFFYVLPQS; encoded by the coding sequence ATGAATCGCTACTCACTCCCAAAACCACCTATGCTCAACCGGTCTTATAGCCTTGGGGAAGAAATAGCCAATAGCGTAACGCACGGTATTGGAGCCTTGCTAAGTGTAGCAGGGCTGACACTGTTGGTGACTTACGCTGCCATGCAAGGCGACGCTTGGCGTGTAGTTAGTTTCAGTATTTACGGCGGAAGCATGATACTTCTGTTTCTGATGTCTACTCTTTATCACAGTTTTCAGAATGAAAAAGCCAAGAGAGTCTTCAAATTACTAGACCATTGTGCCATCTACCTGTTAATTGCAGGGACTTATACACCTTTTCTGCTGGTTACTTTGCGAGGCCTGATGGGCTGGGTGCTGTTTGCCATCATATGGCTACTCGCTTTGACAGGCATCATTTTTAAACTGGCCTTCAGACACAGGTTCAAAAAGCTATCACTACTGACCTACGTCGGTATGGGCTGGCTGGCATTGTTTGCCGGACAGGAACTGACCCAAAACCTGTCAGCTGGCGGTATGGCCTGGTTAATTGCCGGAGGGCTGTCATACACTCTCGGCGTCCTGTTTTACGTCTGGAAAAAGTTACCCTACAACCATGCCATCTGGCACCTGTTTGTTTTAGCCGGAAGCCTTTGCCATTACACGACTATTTTTTTCTATGTGTTGCCCCAAAGCTGA
- a CDS encoding LacI family DNA-binding transcriptional regulator: MKLEELARLAGVSKATASIILNGRAEQYRISKVTQERVTALAEKYHYIANIQAAGLRNHTSRLVALIVPELTHQGFARFAKTLELRLRALGYHLIMSCSEDDAEVESRALRALTGQQVDAFVTVSCHDSDEVYRELTGSRAPVIMIDRNIPNSHYHYVISNDPDTVKQLTSLLVQVNQQQPVYFGGVLTMGNSQKRLQGYCEVLENARIPVMNDRIFHMNYTAEAGYQMMAEYFRQHQAMPENLLTASFTLMEGVLSFVREHYRFLPDRPNWATFGDNMILDLLPFSIHSAPQDYTRMAEHTVDLLMSSLVGESDQAKIVLSRDIIQRPGRLQESS, encoded by the coding sequence ATGAAACTGGAAGAACTGGCGCGTCTGGCAGGCGTTTCCAAAGCAACAGCCAGTATAATTCTGAACGGCCGTGCTGAGCAGTATCGCATCAGCAAGGTGACACAGGAACGGGTGACTGCGCTGGCAGAAAAGTACCATTACATTGCCAATATACAGGCGGCTGGTCTGCGCAACCACACCAGCAGACTGGTTGCACTGATTGTTCCCGAGCTGACGCATCAGGGGTTTGCCCGTTTTGCAAAAACCCTTGAGCTGAGGCTGAGAGCATTGGGTTACCACCTGATCATGAGCTGTTCTGAGGATGATGCAGAAGTGGAATCCCGCGCATTGCGTGCACTGACCGGGCAACAGGTGGATGCCTTTGTCACGGTCAGCTGTCACGACAGTGATGAAGTCTACCGGGAACTGACCGGCAGCCGGGCACCGGTGATCATGATTGACCGTAACATTCCGAACAGCCACTACCACTATGTCATCAGTAACGATCCGGACACGGTAAAACAGCTGACCTCTCTGTTAGTGCAAGTCAATCAGCAGCAGCCGGTTTATTTTGGTGGCGTCTTAACCATGGGAAACAGCCAGAAGCGGCTGCAGGGGTACTGTGAAGTATTGGAGAATGCCCGAATACCTGTGATGAATGATCGTATTTTCCACATGAACTACACGGCTGAAGCAGGTTATCAAATGATGGCAGAGTATTTCAGGCAACATCAGGCAATGCCGGAAAATCTGCTGACGGCCTCATTCACCTTAATGGAAGGCGTCCTCTCCTTTGTCCGGGAGCACTACCGTTTTTTACCGGATCGCCCCAACTGGGCAACATTTGGCGATAATATGATTCTGGACTTGCTGCCATTCTCTATTCACTCAGCACCACAGGATTACACGCGTATGGCTGAACATACTGTTGATCTGCTTATGTCCAGTCTTGTGGGTGAATCTGATCAGGCTAAGATCGTTCTCTCCAGAGACATCATCCAGAGACCGGGAAGGCTTCAGGAATCATCCTGA
- a CDS encoding LysR family transcriptional regulator — MNLSRLNLNLLPGLKALLDTQSVSRAAQVMHVTQSAMSRTLGQLREALNDPILIRKGNHIYLSEKAVSLHEEVNRVVHAASSIFENQQFDPATTERHFRIATGHMVLEDVMPGIIHSVWKQAPHFTFELVALHPGLTVSNGKIDIMVGYVGDPEEGLSGHQLIKERVCLVVCEDHPLAREPLSQERLLQFPFIMQKNDQNTHQLMNDYIRSLSDKVKVRAFAPSIMACMNLVKGTDSVFLATGSVQTFARNLEGVVVRDVPMDVPEVYYSMVWPEYWALNRAHRWLREFIRDELTAFIEGRQIARFPL; from the coding sequence ATGAATCTATCCCGACTGAATCTCAATCTGCTGCCCGGTCTTAAAGCACTGCTGGACACCCAGAGCGTATCCAGAGCTGCACAGGTGATGCACGTTACCCAGTCCGCCATGAGCCGGACGCTCGGGCAGCTGCGTGAAGCTCTGAACGACCCGATTCTGATTCGTAAGGGAAACCATATTTACCTGTCTGAAAAAGCGGTCAGCCTTCATGAAGAGGTGAACCGGGTGGTGCATGCCGCCAGCAGTATTTTTGAAAACCAGCAGTTTGACCCGGCCACCACCGAGCGACATTTCCGCATTGCGACCGGCCACATGGTGCTGGAAGATGTCATGCCCGGGATTATTCATAGCGTCTGGAAGCAGGCTCCGCACTTTACCTTCGAGCTGGTGGCTTTGCATCCGGGCTTAACGGTCAGTAATGGCAAAATTGACATCATGGTCGGCTATGTGGGGGATCCGGAAGAAGGTCTTTCCGGTCATCAGTTGATCAAGGAACGGGTATGTCTGGTGGTGTGCGAGGATCATCCTCTGGCAAGAGAACCGTTGTCTCAGGAACGGTTGCTGCAGTTTCCATTTATCATGCAGAAAAACGATCAGAATACACACCAGCTAATGAACGACTACATACGTTCACTGAGTGACAAGGTCAAAGTGCGTGCGTTTGCTCCGAGCATCATGGCTTGCATGAATCTGGTTAAAGGCACAGACAGTGTCTTTCTGGCAACAGGCTCCGTACAAACCTTTGCCCGCAATCTGGAAGGTGTTGTGGTGCGAGATGTCCCCATGGATGTTCCGGAAGTGTATTACAGCATGGTATGGCCGGAATACTGGGCACTGAACCGTGCCCATCGCTGGTTGCGGGAGTTTATTCGGGACGAGCTGACAGCGTTTATCGAGGGCCGTCAGATCGCCCGGTTTCCGTTATAA
- the ilvM gene encoding acetolactate synthase 2 small subunit: MNTFETASCYAIRIECQKKPEVMERILRTVRHRGFELQTINMTQSDCGEKVHADMTVSGCRPLNFLTSQIEKLYDVLLVAKDSCQQNSDSIHFTSTVSLSL, encoded by the coding sequence ATGAATACGTTCGAAACCGCAAGCTGCTACGCCATTCGTATTGAATGTCAGAAAAAGCCTGAAGTCATGGAGCGTATTCTGCGCACAGTCCGCCACCGGGGTTTTGAGCTGCAAACCATTAACATGACTCAATCGGACTGTGGCGAAAAAGTGCATGCGGATATGACGGTATCCGGATGCCGCCCACTGAATTTTCTGACCAGTCAAATTGAGAAACTGTACGATGTATTATTAGTGGCAAAGGATTCCTGTCAGCAAAACAGCGACAGCATTCACTTTACTTCCACTGTTTCTCTGTCGTTATAA
- a CDS encoding tyrosine-protein phosphatase, translated as MTTEITDKSLHYFSSRPRGKHHRHIPMETPHNLRTLAGISTQDGSVIASGKLYRSDSIAQLPTLSQKYLDALDLRVVTDFRSSLEQQNTPHQRCVESIRVIHRPIPVMGDNGRAEMTRVLQTVDSADEVARWLSDLYCSMVIDFSDVYAEWLHSLLSVDSYPQLYHCTAGKDRTGVATALLLKLLDVDDGQIMEDYLLSNDLSADYITARMTGKSTFSWMPEKASTDLLRPLLSVQKEFLQVMFSHINEECGSFSHYAQQRLGMAEKEIRQLKNNLLSPQ; from the coding sequence GTGACGACAGAGATTACCGATAAGTCCCTGCACTATTTTTCATCCCGGCCCCGGGGGAAGCATCACCGTCATATTCCCATGGAAACGCCCCATAATCTTCGAACCTTGGCAGGTATCAGCACACAGGATGGTTCTGTTATTGCGAGTGGAAAACTTTATCGTTCAGATTCAATAGCGCAACTACCAACACTCAGTCAGAAGTACCTTGACGCTCTCGATTTAAGAGTGGTTACAGACTTCCGTTCCAGTCTCGAACAGCAAAATACCCCTCATCAACGGTGTGTGGAAAGCATTCGGGTGATTCATCGACCTATACCGGTGATGGGTGATAATGGCAGAGCAGAGATGACCAGGGTTTTGCAGACCGTTGATTCTGCAGATGAAGTAGCTCGATGGTTGAGTGACCTGTATTGCAGTATGGTGATTGATTTCAGTGATGTTTACGCTGAGTGGTTACACAGTCTGCTGAGTGTTGACAGTTATCCTCAGCTTTATCATTGCACAGCAGGAAAAGACCGAACGGGTGTAGCAACGGCTTTGTTACTGAAGCTTCTGGACGTCGATGACGGTCAGATTATGGAAGACTATCTGTTGTCGAATGATCTGTCTGCTGACTACATAACCGCTCGTATGACGGGAAAATCGACCTTCAGCTGGATGCCAGAGAAAGCCAGTACTGATTTGCTGCGTCCGTTGCTGAGTGTGCAGAAAGAGTTTTTGCAGGTTATGTTCAGCCATATTAATGAAGAATGTGGCAGCTTTTCGCATTACGCACAACAGCGGCTTGGTATGGCAGAGAAAGAGATCCGCCAGTTGAAAAACAATCTGCTTTCACCTCAATAG